The Stutzerimonas stutzeri DNA window CGGCCACCTCGCGCACGTACTGCGGCAGATTGGCCTTGCCACGGTGGGGAATCGGTGCGAGATAGGGCGAATCGGTCTCCACCAGCAGGCGATCGGCAGGGACCTGCCGGGCGACGTCACGCAGCGCGTCGGCATTACGGAAGGTGACGATGCCCGAAAGCGAGATGTAGAAACCAAGATCCAGAGCGGCCCTGGCCATCTCCCAATCCTCAGTGAAGCAATGCAGCACCCCGGCCTGGGGCAAGCTGGCTTCACGCAACAGCGCCAGGGTGTCTGCGCGTGCCTCGCGGGTGTGCACGATGACCGGCTTGCCGGTCAGTCGGGCAGCCTCCAGATGCAGGCGGAACGACTGCTGCTGGAGTTCGGCCGCCTCGGGCTCGTAGTGGTAGTCCAGCCCGGTCTCGCCGATGGCAACGGCATGCGGATGCTGCAGCTCGCTCAGCAGCCAGTCCAATGCCGGCTGACTGGTCGGCTCCAGATCGAGCGGGTGTACACCGATGGAACAGTCAACATCGGCGTAACGCTCGGTCAGCGATTTGACCG harbors:
- a CDS encoding TatD family hydrolase; translation: MLVDSHCHLDRLDLTAHDGSLDAALDAARARGVGHFLCIGVSADNASAVKSLTERYADVDCSIGVHPLDLEPTSQPALDWLLSELQHPHAVAIGETGLDYHYEPEAAELQQQSFRLHLEAARLTGKPVIVHTREARADTLALLREASLPQAGVLHCFTEDWEMARAALDLGFYISLSGIVTFRNADALRDVARQVPADRLLVETDSPYLAPIPHRGKANLPQYVREVAEFLAPLRGVSFEQLAEQTTANFRSLFPLARVRG